A region of Solea solea chromosome 7, fSolSol10.1, whole genome shotgun sequence DNA encodes the following proteins:
- the inpp5ka gene encoding inositol polyphosphate 5-phosphatase Ka isoform X2, protein MMEENEEQPHVQHSDACVEDRESDRCTFRLHMVTWNVATANPPDDVTSLLHLNSQTVSPDLYVIGLQEVSSGLLSSVSQLVNDDSWSLLFMSTLGPQNYIKVSSIRMQGLLLLFFSKLKHVPFIRDIVTTYTRTGLLGYWGNKGGVSIRLSFYGHMLCFLNCHLAAHMEYATERVDEFEYIMDVQKFECEKAPSIADHRLVFWFGDLNFRIQDHGMHFVRSCISNQNYNLLWSKDQLIMMKEKEQMLQEFDEGPLDFQPTYKFDLNSDTYDSSGKKRKPAWTDRILWRLRPKPPNPDKLDGNMEDVTEVREPEEEEKYPMTIVQDLYTSNMEYRNSDHKPVIGTFTLELRKMYSTPLVHLQAEGDWSADIDAMVSYTPLQQFPSSTWDWIGLYKVGFTSMSDYITFTWVKDTEVGFNEEVIQVYVSKEEIPVRGGQCVLCYYSSILQCIIGVSDPFKVHESKVAIEEGLISERINGLDKAIARDWS, encoded by the exons ATGATGGAGGAGAATGAGGAGCAGCCACACGTCCAGCATTCAGACGCCTGTGTGGAGGACAGAGAATCCGACAGATGCACTTTCAG GCTACACATGGTCACATGGAATGTGGCCACAGCTAATCCTCCAGATGATGTAACCTCGCTTCTTCATCTGAACTCTCAGACAGTAAGCCCAGACCTCTACGTAATTGG TCTACAGGAGGTGTCCTCGGGGCTACTAAGTTCTGTGTCACAACTTGTTAACGATGACTCGTGGAGTCTCCTGTTCATGTCGACCTTAGGACCACAGAATTACATCAAG gtatcATCTATCAGAATGCAGGGTCTGCTGTTGCTCTTCTTCTCCAAACTGAAGCATGTGCCCTTCATCAGAGACATCGTGACGACATACACTCGTACAGGCCTTTTAGGATACTGg GGGAACAAAGGGGGTGTGTCCATCCGTTTGTCCTTCTATGGCCACATGCTCTGTTTCCTCAACTGCCACCTGGCTGCTCATATGGAATATGCCACTGAGAGAGTGGATGAATTTGAGTACATCATGGACGTGCAGAAGTTTGAATGTGAAAAGGCTCCAAGTATTGCTGATCACAG ACTGGTTTTTTGGTTCGGTGATCTCAACTTCAGAATCCAGGACCATGGCATGCACTTTGTCCGCTCCTGTATCAGCAATCAAAACTACAATCTCCTGTGGAGCAAGGACCAG TTGATCATGATGAAGGAGAAAGAACAGATGCTTCAGGAGTTTGACGAAGGACCTCTGGACTTTCAACCCACGTACAAGTTTGACTTAAACTCTGACACTTATGACAGCAG TGGAAAAAAGCGCAAACCAGCCTGGACAGACAGGATCCTGTGGCGACTCAGACCCAAACCACCAAACCCTGACAAGCTAGACGGAAACATGGAGGATGTGACGGAGGTCAGggagccagaggaggaggaaaagtaCCCGATGACGATCGTGCAGGACCTGTATACAAGCAACATGGAGTATAGAAACAGTGATCACAAGCCTGTCATTGGTACTTTCACACTTGAG CTGAGGAAGATGTACAGCACTCCGCTGGTGCATCTGCAGGCAGAGGGTGATTGGAGTGCAGACATTGATGCCATGGTCAGCTACACCCCTCTGCAGCAGTTCCCCTCCAGTACATGGGACTGGATTGGACTCTATAAG GTTGGTTTCACCAGCATGAGTGACTACATCACCTTCACATGGGTCAAAGACACCGAGGTGGGCTTCAATGAAGAAGTCATTCAG GTGTATGTTAGTAAAGAGGAAATCCCAGTGCGGGGAGGACAGTGTGTTCTGTGCTACTACAGCAGTATTCTGCAGTGCATCATTGGAGTCAGTGACCCATTCAAG
- the inpp5ka gene encoding inositol polyphosphate 5-phosphatase Ka isoform X1 translates to MMEENEEQPHVQHSDACVEDRESDRCTFRLHMVTWNVATANPPDDVTSLLHLNSQTVSPDLYVIGLQEVSSGLLSSVSQLVNDDSWSLLFMSTLGPQNYIKVSSIRMQGLLLLFFSKLKHVPFIRDIVTTYTRTGLLGYWGNKGGVSIRLSFYGHMLCFLNCHLAAHMEYATERVDEFEYIMDVQKFECEKAPSIADHRLVFWFGDLNFRIQDHGMHFVRSCISNQNYNLLWSKDQLIMMKEKEQMLQEFDEGPLDFQPTYKFDLNSDTYDSRRFRTWFGFNGKKRKPAWTDRILWRLRPKPPNPDKLDGNMEDVTEVREPEEEEKYPMTIVQDLYTSNMEYRNSDHKPVIGTFTLELRKMYSTPLVHLQAEGDWSADIDAMVSYTPLQQFPSSTWDWIGLYKVGFTSMSDYITFTWVKDTEVGFNEEVIQVYVSKEEIPVRGGQCVLCYYSSILQCIIGVSDPFKVHESKVAIEEGLISERINGLDKAIARDWS, encoded by the exons ATGATGGAGGAGAATGAGGAGCAGCCACACGTCCAGCATTCAGACGCCTGTGTGGAGGACAGAGAATCCGACAGATGCACTTTCAG GCTACACATGGTCACATGGAATGTGGCCACAGCTAATCCTCCAGATGATGTAACCTCGCTTCTTCATCTGAACTCTCAGACAGTAAGCCCAGACCTCTACGTAATTGG TCTACAGGAGGTGTCCTCGGGGCTACTAAGTTCTGTGTCACAACTTGTTAACGATGACTCGTGGAGTCTCCTGTTCATGTCGACCTTAGGACCACAGAATTACATCAAG gtatcATCTATCAGAATGCAGGGTCTGCTGTTGCTCTTCTTCTCCAAACTGAAGCATGTGCCCTTCATCAGAGACATCGTGACGACATACACTCGTACAGGCCTTTTAGGATACTGg GGGAACAAAGGGGGTGTGTCCATCCGTTTGTCCTTCTATGGCCACATGCTCTGTTTCCTCAACTGCCACCTGGCTGCTCATATGGAATATGCCACTGAGAGAGTGGATGAATTTGAGTACATCATGGACGTGCAGAAGTTTGAATGTGAAAAGGCTCCAAGTATTGCTGATCACAG ACTGGTTTTTTGGTTCGGTGATCTCAACTTCAGAATCCAGGACCATGGCATGCACTTTGTCCGCTCCTGTATCAGCAATCAAAACTACAATCTCCTGTGGAGCAAGGACCAG TTGATCATGATGAAGGAGAAAGAACAGATGCTTCAGGAGTTTGACGAAGGACCTCTGGACTTTCAACCCACGTACAAGTTTGACTTAAACTCTGACACTTATGACAGCAG GCGATTCAGGACATGGTTTGGCTTTAA TGGAAAAAAGCGCAAACCAGCCTGGACAGACAGGATCCTGTGGCGACTCAGACCCAAACCACCAAACCCTGACAAGCTAGACGGAAACATGGAGGATGTGACGGAGGTCAGggagccagaggaggaggaaaagtaCCCGATGACGATCGTGCAGGACCTGTATACAAGCAACATGGAGTATAGAAACAGTGATCACAAGCCTGTCATTGGTACTTTCACACTTGAG CTGAGGAAGATGTACAGCACTCCGCTGGTGCATCTGCAGGCAGAGGGTGATTGGAGTGCAGACATTGATGCCATGGTCAGCTACACCCCTCTGCAGCAGTTCCCCTCCAGTACATGGGACTGGATTGGACTCTATAAG GTTGGTTTCACCAGCATGAGTGACTACATCACCTTCACATGGGTCAAAGACACCGAGGTGGGCTTCAATGAAGAAGTCATTCAG GTGTATGTTAGTAAAGAGGAAATCCCAGTGCGGGGAGGACAGTGTGTTCTGTGCTACTACAGCAGTATTCTGCAGTGCATCATTGGAGTCAGTGACCCATTCAAG